In Microbacterium sp. ABRD28, the genomic stretch GCACGAGCTCTTCAACGCCTTGCTAGCCTCCGAGAATCACCCCTCGTTGCGATGACTGCTGGAATACAAGCAATGGAGAACTGGACACCACGTTTCCCGCAGGGGGCTGCTAGCGGCGCCCAACGAAGTGCTCTGCTCGGATTGCTCTATTCGGCCCGGTGGGCTCGACGTGTTCGTCATGCGGTCAGATCCTGACAGCAGACGACTGGTTCCCGATCGCAATCACGCTCCTCGCGCATCTGCCGAAGAGTGTCGCGACCACACCTCAACGATGGCGTGAGCCACCAGGTCGGGGGACTCGTGCTCCCAATACCGCAGAACGTGCCAGCCCGCCTGCGTCAACGTGGCTGTGGTCTCAGTGTCACGAGCGGTGTTGCGTGCGAGCTTCGGGACCCAGTAGTCGGCGTTTGCTCTCGGTGTAGTTCCATGCAGCGGGCAGCCGTGCCAGAAGCAGCCGTCGATGAAGATGGCGATCCGTCGCCGGGTAAAGACGATGTCCGCTCTCGACCGAAGCATTGGGATGGGCGCCACGTCCACGCGGTATCGCAGGCCGGCAGCATGCAGAAGTTTTCGGACACGCAGTTCCGGCATGGTGTCCCGCCGGCGATTTGCGAGCATGGTGCGCCGCGACGTTTCACTCGAGGCCCAGGATTCGGCCATACCCGAGAGTAACTCGCGTCAGTCAGTCCGTGGCTTGTCAGGGCACCTTCACTGGAAACATGCTAGCGAGCAGCGCGCGTAACTCCTCGTCCCGCATCGCCGATAGATCGGTGACGCGGAGTTCGAACTGGAGTGTCTTGAACGCAGTTCTCACAGCGTCGCGGCGGTTGGACACGCGACTCAGGGACATAATCTGTTCGCTCATGAGGCGAGCGAGGCGATGATCCGACGACAAATTTCGGTCGATCAGACCGACGAGCTCATCTTCATAGAGAGGTAGGTCTGGGTCGTTCAGTAGGTCTCCCAGGATCCAGGATCGAAGGTACAGACGCTGGAAGACGTTGCGTCTTCCGCCTCGATACCGATCCGCCGGGAGCTTCCCCCGTGAATCCGGGCCAAACCGCTGGACTGCCAAGTCTGGAAGCACGACGAGAGTGAGGTAGGGCCAGACGTCGGGATGCGACGCCTGTAGGCGGCCTTCCTCTTCGAACCAGCGCGCGAGCGCATTACCCGCAGCTTTGTCGAAGGCCCGGTCTCGATCGCTCCTCCGACGGGAGGAGTCGGGGGCGACCGCGTTTCCTATCGCGTCATGCAAGGCTCTCAAGCGAGAGGCAGGAACTGGGATTCCATCTCCGGGAAAGGTTGCTGCTGGATGGTGCCCACCGTCCTGAAACGGCCGCGCAATCCCTCCGGACTGAATAGTCCGCTCCAGCCGAGTGATTTCGCTTTCGACTTCTGCACGTGGCAGTCGGGGGTAAATGTAGCTCATCGGGGGTCCTGCTCTTGGAGGAAGTTGAGGGCCTCGCGGGAGCGATCGGCCAGCTTGAGTGGCTCCTCCATGGCAAGGCGGCATCCCTCCTCGATCGTGATTCCTAGCGAGGTTGTGATGCCGAGTCCGAGTGCGGCGATGCAGCGAAAGTCATCATCAGCGAGCGCCAAGATGCCACGGCCGTCGACCACGTTCTGCCAGCTGCCGAGTAGCCGCAGGACCGCCATGTGTATGTCGCATTCAATCGCGGCATACGTGCTCGCTCCTGCCGTGCCTTCGAGGATCGGGTGACACACTTCCATGTCGGTATTGACGAAGAGGCGAACCGACGAACTGATGCTCCAGTGAGGTTCAGCGTCGGGAACCGTCTCCACGACCCACGGAACTGCTCGGCGCCCAGTCTGCGAGAACGACAGCGCTGAGGTCGGAAACTCCGCGTCGTCGTGCTCCAACGCAAGTATCAGCGGTGTGGCGAGCTGCCAAAGCTTGGCGCTCCCGTGTACGGCGTTCTCCTGAACCGCGCTGCCGGTTCGCCCCGGGCCAACGACCCAGAGGTCCGCCGTCAGAGACACTGCGATGTCGCTCCCGTTCGCCGTCAGATCGACGAAGGCCGTCCACCCTTCTTCGCTGGCCTCGAAGCGGGAATTCGCACGCCACCTGATTCGAGCGGGCGCGCAGGTCGCAACAGCGACCAGGCGCACGTCATCGCCTTTGTCGATGCCGGTCTCTATCCAGAATTGATCCGAGAGGGTTGCCACGCCGCGAAGCGCAATATTGTCGCCCGGGCTCCAAACGTCGGCGATCTCTTCGTTGCGACATGCAGGGGCGATGATCTCCAGCCGCCCTTGCACGGACGTTGGAGAAGGCGTGCGGTACGGGCGTGACTCAGTGGTCGCCATCGACGTCCTCCGCGCTCAAGTCGATACGTAGCGCTCGCCTGGCCGTGCCCGTGAATTGCACGACTACGGGCACTCCATTCGCAGCGACGGCCGTCGAGGGGCTAGATGCGTCTGCTCCGATCCATTGAACCTCGAGCTCATCGACGTCGAGCGGCTCGTGCACGCCTTCGTCGCCGACCACGCTGACACTGATACGTACTAGGGATTGCGCTGGACCGCCTTGAACGACAAACCCCACACTCTGCCTCTGACGGCCATCCTCGTAGGTGGCAATCAACCGGGGAGGGCTCGCCTCGATTCGGCGGATCCGAGCAGAAGCCCTGCTACGACGATCACCTCGATCGGGTGGCCCTAGGCCGGTGTCAGTGCGGGGTTCATGGGGTGTTGGTAGGAGAGCGCCCAATCGCCGCGAAAGAGCGCCCGTTCGGACTCGCTCTTGTGCCGGCTGAATCACCGCCGGCTCTGGGTAGAGAGCCTCTCGGATGGCGCTAATTATCTTCGTTCGAGTGGCCTTGACGACAAGGCCCTCTTCACCGCCTGAGCTCGCGATCCACGAGTCATGGGCAGGCGGCTCTGTTCGGGCGTAGACGGCGTCCCAGTCGTCGGCCGATTTGTAGACGGCCAGCCACTCGAGACCCTCCAACGGCGTTTGGGCGATCCAGTCGACGGTCGCCACGATCAGCTCGGGCTGACCCCGCATGAGCGCGATACGCGAGATCGCAGGGTTCCGGGTCGGGTCAAGGTCGTCATGCTCCGCGGTTCGCTCAAGGGCTTGGAATCGCTGAACGAAGGCCAGGTGGCCGAGGGTCTGCTGGTATCGAGTGATGGGGACGACGTGCACCGGAAACCCCTGCGGAGTCTTTATCGACGCGTCGGTCCGCGCGCGATGAGCACGAATGGCGTTCAGTCCTGCGCCCCAAAGAGCCAGCGTCCCAATCTCAGCATCGATCAATCGTTGGCGGGAGTTGTCAATCTCCAGCAGGAGCTCCATCGGTGGCTCGTCGGTGTCTGGAAGGGTGATGAGCTTGGGCCACAGATGGACTCGAATCGCCGAACGGGCCTTCGCCGCGAAGGTCGTCGCCTGCGTTGCCAGATCGAGAACAGGATCCTCCTCGTCGTCTGTTGCCCCCAGGCTCTCTCGGGTGAGATCAGGGTCGACAATAAGCATCGAGGTGCCAGTCTCGTCATCCTCATACCCGCGGGCGAACAGCCGTGAGCCCAGAGCCTCCGCGGCGTCGCCGATGAGGGGAAGGATCGTGTCTCCATCGCGTACACCCCACCAGTGGCGTCCGGTGAACTGAACGCCAGCCTCAACATAGGAGTCGCGGAACGCAGACGCGATCAGCCGATGCTCGAGGACCCCTTGCTCGTTGAAACATCGCGTCCAATAGACGACCGTGCCTCGTTGGCTGAAAGCATAGGACGCGGTCTTCCCTAAACCATAGGTGCCCCCGCCCTTACCGTCATCGCGCGGAACGCCAACTTTCAGAATGAGGTCCTGAAAGTTGCGAGGGTTGTCTCCCAAAACGGGTCTCAGTGTGACGGGCCCGTTTAGACCTGTCGTCCCGCGATCGTAGATCTCGAGAACGTAAGGATTATCGGGCAGTCCCCCAGCGGGAACTGGTTCATTGTCTGGAAGCAACCGAGCGAGGTCCGCTCGCATCCGCCAGTCGATGCGGCGCAGATGGAGGCCGTAGGTCGACTTCCGACCATCACGGCGGGCGTCCCAGCTGTTCTGCGCGGTCTCCCTGATAAGAATTTCGAGAGGAGAGAGCTCCGTCCTGCCCAGCAGGCGATCGCCCCCGGTCGAATCCATATCGCCCGGCTGGAACTGCTTTGGGAACCAATCGAGAGGCTCGATAGCACCCAGCGCCGAGGCGCTCACAGGTCCACCAGCACGTCGGCCAGTTTGGACGGATCCACTTCGCCGGGGCAGGCGTCCAGGAGTAGCGAATAGCGAAGACGCTGAACTGCTGAGAATGCGGTCTCTCCCAGTGTGGCGACGCGCAGGCCGGGAAACTCCGGGGTTACTCGAAACAGGCGCTCGCTCGCCACTACGAACCGCATGGTGCCCTCGCTGACGATAGGGGAAGAGTCAGTTGACCGCTCAAACAGCATGCCCTTCGGCAGCCCGGATGCGTCGATTCTCTCGATGAGTTCAGAGACCGTCTGACCGTCGGCGCTTTCCTCGAGTCGCATCGCGAGCAGATGGAGGGAGGCGCCTGACGGTGGATCGAGTTGGTGAGCACCGTGGATATCCACGGCAGGCGAGTCTCCGCCGGTGTATGCCTTGACCTCCAGCGCGTTTCGCAGGAAGAAGTCGTGCCTGTAACCTTCCTGTCCGCGCCATGCGGCTCGAGCGCGTGGCGGATCGAGCTGCGCGAGTCTGAAGAGGACCGTGAGCTCACCGAAGAGACCGATCGCTCGTTGCCGCGAGAGCCCCCGCTGACCCCGGGCGAGAGCTGCTCGCCATGCATGGAGGACTCGCATCAGTGCATCGATGCACGGCTCCCCGGACTCGTCGACGCGGCTAAGCATCTCGCCGACCAGCGATAGGAATGTCGGGGTGAGCGTTGGATCGTGACTAGCGATGTCGAGGGACGTCAACGACCCGTCGTCAAGCGGTTGTCCTATCCATTCGGCCGGCAGGACCTCCCCGAGAGGCAACTCGAATGGCTTACGACCGGGCGGGAGCGCGACGAGTAGATGAACGACTCCGGCGTGATCTCTTGCAAGTCGAGCTTCATGGATGTCACGATCGGGGCCGACCGGAGCTGCGTTGATCTGACCGGGCGAAGTAGTCGCCCGGTCGAGTAGTCCGAGGGCGTGGGTGACGCGTTCGTATGCGGTCACGCAGCACCTGGCTCTACGAAGTCTCCCTCTGTATCGGTGAGAGTTGCCACGTCTGCGTCGGCATCGTCGTCGCTGAGCGTGGGCCGGACCTCGGCCGCGATGTACTCGCCATCATCCTCCGCCTCGGCGTGCGGATAGATCACCCCTATTCCAATCAGATCCTCTTGAGCGTCCATCGCCCGACGCGTCTTTGAGCTTGGGCGCGGCTGGGAGTTCGCGCTCAGGGCGTAGAGAACGATCACGCCCGTGCTGGGCGCCAGAGCCTGACGAACGCGTCGAACGCTGGTGACGTCGTTCGTGTCGGCGGAGTCGAGGAGACCGTCTGGGTCCTCAAGCACACCGTTGTCTTCGAGAATCCGGAGGTCGAGGAGCGAGTCCGTGCTTGACATCAGTGCCCGAATGTTTACGACGTCGGAGCCTGAGGGTGGAGAGGTGGGGAGCCGATCCGGTGTCCAGAATTCGGCCTTGAGCGGGGCGCGGCTGACGAGCCCTACGTCGATTCCGTCCGCATAAGTGAATCGCCCGAGGCGTCCAGGGCCTGAGACGAGGACGAGGTTCCAGGTCACACCGTCACCGTGCAACGTAAGCCACTCCTGCATCGCCGACGGCTGCAACCAAGGATCCGAGTCCGCGACCCAGTAGTGCTCAAGGAAGTCGATGAGGTCGTCGTTCGTGAGACCCGCGAACAATTGTGATGCGCTTGTCGTTCGAGACTTCGTCGCCTGGACGTGATGGGCCAACCCACGCCCGACTGCCGCGCCCACGATCGTCCTAGCTGCTTCCTGCGCTCGAAGAGCTCCCGCGCGAGAGCGGTCGAGGTAGATCGTCTGGCGACGGCTTCCGCCCAGGCCGGCGTGGACGACGATCGTGTTGGACATTTTCCCGGTGGACGTGATCTGGAGCCGTCCGGGGTGCGCAAGTACGCGTATCGCCAGTTCGCGCGGAGTCTTCCCCTCCGCCTCGAGTGCTGCAACCTCTGAGCGGAGCTCGCGCTCGACACGCGCGAGATGGGAGTAGTCGTCCAAGAGCCCTGGCCCCACCCACACGCGCGCGAGGTCTTGGTATCCAGGCCTAAATCCGAACCATCGCCCCATCTGCAGAAGCGTGTCGTAGGTATTGGATGCACGTAGAAAGTAAGACACAACGAGTCCCTCGAGCGTGAGTCCGCGGGAGAGGGTGCCGCCTCCGATCGCGATCACGAGCTGTGGCTCATCATCGGGATACGTCAGTCGATCGTCGGACTGCCCGTTGTCGATCTTGACCGTGACGTGGCCGATGATTTCCTTCGTCTTCTCCCATACTTGCGCCCACCCTGG encodes the following:
- a CDS encoding very short patch repair endonuclease, with amino-acid sequence MAESWASSETSRRTMLANRRRDTMPELRVRKLLHAAGLRYRVDVAPIPMLRSRADIVFTRRRIAIFIDGCFWHGCPLHGTTPRANADYWVPKLARNTARDTETTATLTQAGWHVLRYWEHESPDLVAHAIVEVWSRHSSADARGA
- a CDS encoding PD-(D/E)XK motif protein; protein product: MTAYERVTHALGLLDRATTSPGQINAAPVGPDRDIHEARLARDHAGVVHLLVALPPGRKPFELPLGEVLPAEWIGQPLDDGSLTSLDIASHDPTLTPTFLSLVGEMLSRVDESGEPCIDALMRVLHAWRAALARGQRGLSRQRAIGLFGELTVLFRLAQLDPPRARAAWRGQEGYRHDFFLRNALEVKAYTGGDSPAVDIHGAHQLDPPSGASLHLLAMRLEESADGQTVSELIERIDASGLPKGMLFERSTDSSPIVSEGTMRFVVASERLFRVTPEFPGLRVATLGETAFSAVQRLRYSLLLDACPGEVDPSKLADVLVDL